The following coding sequences are from one Nitrospira sp. CR1.1 window:
- a CDS encoding oligosaccharide flippase family protein: MSAKTITKGIVSVGTWSATKLVVTGLVLPIYSRILGIDGYGQYAYYVALLLISSHPANFGMRHALTKYIAERPNDRVWQERLAELAAAVNTVSAGIVGGAVLLILLAGAGFSPQALIVAAVVVGILWCEQASLYASGILYGLHREEEATLPASLGVIVGAAVGAGLVTTGFGVLGALSGMLCSGVLVAAITLRRSRRAIHDAPDTGNDEPIPRRAFMHFGMSTMAYAGVAMMLYSIDILLVRHFSGDQQTGFYAAAVQWSEFVWFLPIAIEGVMVQSTAHLWVRGQVEEITRLVSRLMRYVAMTTAFLLIFVLAFAEHIVTVYFGPEFQGATLPLQLLIPGAFAFSLARVIRPVIQAHGWVVTLLKIVFAATVMNILLNVAFVPRWGAAGAAVATSVSFIGVAMVYVRLLQEEGAHPFQGFSWGRFMLLCAGTSAVLVPIAKAISVPLVALTVGGIVAFGLYWGGVFRLGLIRLRELEQMVDSLPGPIRRIAISLMHLLQPILVRLGATAAN; encoded by the coding sequence ATGTCAGCGAAAACCATCACAAAGGGCATCGTCTCCGTCGGAACCTGGTCTGCCACCAAGCTGGTCGTGACGGGGCTGGTTCTGCCGATCTACTCGCGCATCCTGGGGATCGATGGCTATGGTCAATATGCGTACTATGTCGCGCTGTTACTGATCAGCTCACATCCGGCCAACTTCGGTATGCGGCATGCGTTGACGAAATACATTGCCGAGCGGCCGAATGATCGGGTGTGGCAAGAGCGGTTGGCCGAATTGGCCGCTGCCGTGAATACAGTCAGTGCCGGCATTGTAGGGGGAGCCGTGCTGCTCATTCTGCTCGCCGGGGCAGGCTTCAGCCCTCAGGCGCTGATAGTGGCGGCGGTTGTGGTTGGAATTCTTTGGTGTGAACAGGCATCTCTATACGCCAGCGGCATTCTCTATGGGCTCCACCGCGAAGAAGAGGCCACGCTACCGGCCTCATTGGGAGTCATCGTCGGGGCGGCAGTGGGTGCGGGGCTGGTCACGACCGGATTCGGCGTCCTGGGGGCGCTGAGCGGAATGCTGTGTTCTGGTGTGCTCGTCGCCGCGATCACGCTTCGACGCTCACGGCGGGCGATTCATGACGCCCCTGATACCGGAAACGATGAGCCCATTCCTCGCCGCGCGTTCATGCACTTCGGCATGTCGACCATGGCATACGCCGGCGTCGCAATGATGTTGTATTCAATCGATATCCTGCTGGTTCGGCATTTTTCCGGCGATCAACAGACGGGATTCTACGCAGCGGCGGTGCAGTGGTCGGAGTTTGTCTGGTTCCTTCCCATCGCCATTGAGGGCGTGATGGTGCAGTCGACGGCTCACTTATGGGTGCGTGGCCAGGTGGAAGAGATCACGCGCTTAGTCAGCCGACTGATGCGGTATGTCGCCATGACGACGGCCTTCTTGCTGATCTTCGTCCTGGCGTTTGCCGAACACATTGTGACTGTCTACTTCGGCCCCGAGTTCCAGGGCGCCACGTTGCCGTTGCAATTGTTGATTCCCGGGGCCTTTGCCTTCTCGCTCGCACGAGTCATCAGGCCCGTGATCCAGGCGCATGGATGGGTCGTGACGTTGTTGAAGATCGTGTTCGCGGCCACGGTGATGAATATTCTCCTCAACGTGGCATTCGTCCCGCGCTGGGGTGCCGCGGGAGCGGCCGTGGCCACGTCCGTGTCGTTCATCGGCGTAGCGATGGTGTATGTCCGGTTGCTGCAGGAGGAGGGGGCCCACCCCTTTCAAGGTTTTTCTTGGGGGCGATTTATGCTCTTGTGCGCGGGGACCAGCGCGGTATTGGTGCCGATAGCCAAGGCAATTTCTGTCCCGTTGGTGGCGCTCACAGTCGGCGGAATCGTCGCGTTCGGCCTGTATTGGGGCGGCGTCTTCCGACTGGGCTTGATCCGCCTTCGTGAACTCGAGCAGATGGTGGACAGTTTGCCTGGGCCGATTCGCCGGATCGCCATCAGCCTCATGCACCTGCTCCAGCCGATCCTGGTTCGCCTTGGCGCCACTGCCGCGAACTGA
- a CDS encoding glycosyltransferase — translation MHESSPRGGGGAPIQEGIARMSRYPHVCILTSQYFDWGIYGGFGSMSRKLAESLASSGHRVSVIVPGRRGQQPLETIGGVEIRSFSPRNVRDACRLIRESNADIFHSQDPTVLTYLAQRIHPRCAHVVTSRDPRELSDWWVEFLYATPMRRLLTPLNYLTESGILVRRAVRRADAVYCPAHFLKEKVKRLYGLKELPTLLPNLIDVPAAVPRKSDRPTITFVARWDKRKRPWLFLELAAQFPEYRFVAVGKGSASAETGFDAELRRRFRDVPNLEMPGLINRFREPDRMHQLLSDTWIFVSTAVREGLPLTFLEAAAYGCPIISRVDPDQFATRFGKQVHDDDYASAIRSLLAESPLEKGRAAYDYVRETYETSRALQAHIEQYGRHIEGRGQAA, via the coding sequence ATGCACGAGTCGTCGCCCCGTGGTGGAGGCGGCGCGCCGATTCAAGAAGGAATCGCGAGGATGAGCAGATACCCGCACGTGTGCATTCTCACCAGCCAGTATTTCGACTGGGGGATTTATGGCGGATTCGGCAGCATGTCGCGGAAGCTTGCCGAGAGCCTCGCGTCGTCGGGCCACAGGGTCAGCGTCATTGTACCAGGGCGCCGGGGGCAACAGCCGCTCGAAACCATCGGCGGGGTGGAGATCCGCAGTTTTTCTCCGCGCAATGTCAGGGACGCCTGCCGTCTCATTCGGGAATCCAACGCCGACATTTTCCACTCGCAGGATCCGACCGTACTGACGTATCTGGCGCAACGAATCCACCCGCGCTGTGCCCATGTGGTGACCAGCCGTGATCCGCGGGAGTTGAGCGACTGGTGGGTGGAGTTTCTCTACGCCACCCCGATGCGGCGCCTCCTGACACCGCTCAACTACCTCACGGAATCCGGGATTCTGGTAAGGCGCGCCGTGCGCCGTGCGGACGCGGTCTATTGCCCTGCGCATTTCCTGAAAGAGAAGGTCAAACGCCTCTACGGCCTGAAGGAATTGCCGACGCTGCTGCCCAATCTCATTGATGTGCCTGCAGCAGTGCCTCGCAAAAGCGACCGGCCGACCATCACCTTTGTCGCGCGATGGGACAAGCGCAAGCGTCCCTGGCTCTTTCTGGAACTCGCCGCACAGTTTCCCGAGTACCGGTTCGTGGCTGTCGGGAAGGGGAGCGCCTCCGCAGAAACGGGGTTCGATGCGGAGTTGCGACGGCGATTCCGTGACGTGCCAAACCTGGAAATGCCGGGGCTGATCAACCGCTTCCGCGAACCGGACCGCATGCACCAACTGCTCTCAGACACCTGGATCTTTGTCAGCACGGCGGTGCGCGAAGGGTTGCCGTTGACGTTTCTCGAAGCGGCGGCCTATGGATGCCCGATCATCAGCCGGGTGGACCCGGACCAGTTCGCGACGCGGTTCGGAAAACAGGTGCATGATGATGACTATGCCTCGGCCATACGGAGCCTCCTCGCCGAGTCGCCCTTGGAGAAGGGCCGGGCGGCGTATGACTACGTGCGTGAGACCTACGAAACCTCGCGGGCTTTGCAAGCCCACATCGAGCAGTACGGCCGCCATATTGAAGGAAGAGGTCAGGCCGCATGA
- a CDS encoding glycosyltransferase — MFDNEFPPLGGGTGVVNFHLLEEMARRTDVTVDLVTSSRSRTRYEREPFADRITIYKVPVDNQNIHHATNRELLRYSWRGWRQATRLLSQHRYDVSFAFAGVPAGAISYLLRRTHGLPYILSLQGPDVPWFEARYNYLYPVLTPVIRQIWRRAGAVTAISAEQIALAHRTMPDLKLVTIPNGVDTRSFVPTGPAPLRPFTIICVARLIERKGQHHLLRAFAHLRAAGTEPLALMFVGTGDAEPQLRELAASLNVLDAVTFKGFVPRELMPRVYHDADLFVLPSQHEGMSIALLEAMASGLPVVVTNTGGTAELVTQEENGEIVAWADVPGLTAALQRLLKDGERRTRMGQAGRRRAQEFGWPALATRYLELCAGLTVPSIERRCTSRRPVVEAARRFKKESRG, encoded by the coding sequence ATGTTCGATAATGAGTTCCCTCCCCTCGGTGGCGGCACGGGTGTCGTCAATTTCCATCTGTTGGAAGAGATGGCCCGGCGAACGGACGTGACGGTGGATCTCGTCACCTCCTCGCGTAGCCGGACCCGGTACGAGAGGGAGCCGTTCGCCGATCGCATCACGATTTACAAGGTGCCGGTCGACAATCAGAATATCCATCATGCGACCAACCGTGAACTGTTGCGGTACAGTTGGCGCGGCTGGCGGCAGGCTACACGATTGCTGTCCCAGCATCGCTATGACGTGAGTTTCGCCTTCGCGGGCGTGCCGGCCGGCGCTATCAGCTATCTCCTGCGCCGGACGCATGGCCTCCCCTATATCCTGTCCCTGCAGGGCCCCGATGTCCCGTGGTTCGAAGCGCGATATAACTATCTGTATCCCGTGCTGACACCGGTGATTAGACAGATCTGGCGGCGGGCCGGGGCCGTGACGGCGATCAGCGCCGAGCAGATTGCACTGGCGCATCGGACAATGCCCGATCTGAAATTGGTGACCATTCCCAATGGGGTTGATACGCGGTCGTTTGTTCCCACGGGGCCTGCGCCGCTACGTCCTTTTACGATCATCTGTGTGGCCCGTTTGATCGAACGCAAAGGCCAGCATCATCTGTTGCGTGCGTTTGCCCACCTGCGCGCAGCCGGGACTGAGCCGCTGGCGTTGATGTTCGTGGGGACGGGCGATGCCGAACCGCAGCTGCGTGAGCTGGCCGCGAGTCTGAATGTGCTGGACGCGGTGACCTTCAAGGGGTTTGTGCCGCGTGAACTGATGCCGCGGGTGTACCACGATGCCGATCTGTTCGTCCTGCCGTCCCAACACGAGGGCATGTCGATCGCGCTGTTGGAAGCGATGGCGTCCGGACTGCCGGTGGTCGTCACCAATACGGGAGGTACCGCTGAATTGGTCACGCAGGAAGAGAACGGCGAGATTGTGGCCTGGGCCGATGTGCCGGGCCTCACCGCCGCGTTGCAGCGTCTGTTGAAGGACGGCGAGCGGCGCACGCGGATGGGGCAGGCAGGGCGAAGACGCGCGCAGGAATTCGGCTGGCCGGCCCTGGCGACCCGATATCTCGAGTTGTGTGCGGGCCTGACCGTGCCGTCGATCGAGCGCCGATGCACGAGTCGTCGCCCCGTGGTGGAGGCGGCGCGCCGATTCAAGAAGGAATCGCGAGGATGA
- a CDS encoding glycosyltransferase, translating into MQPSPQSGPRDWSGRNEMSSARGLPSSQGRRLPPTQDPQEALEFCRALASAMELTATAEDHRQPPALIAAILGQRVASAPPPMLSIVIPVFNEEENLQTLHTRLTRTLTEQGLDYEIVFIDDGSHDHSPEILRRLESEDHRVVVVEFARNFGHQVAISAGLEHSRGRVVSIMDADLQDPPEVLHTFLAKWQEGWEVVYAVRTERKEWWGKRLAYAGFYRLLQRVANIEIPLDAGDFCVMDRKVVDLLVRMPERNRFVRGIRSWVGFKQVGVPYERQARHAGTPKYTLRKLIYLALDGLISFSHMPLRIITLLGFTVSLLSFLVALFYFIKKLTIGVGVAGFTTLVVSIFFLAGIQLMTIGVIGEYIGRISDEVKNRPLYVARRVTRR; encoded by the coding sequence ATGCAGCCGTCACCGCAGTCCGGTCCGCGAGATTGGTCTGGCCGGAATGAGATGTCATCAGCAAGAGGGCTGCCGTCGAGCCAGGGGCGTCGATTGCCGCCGACACAGGATCCGCAGGAAGCCCTGGAATTCTGCCGGGCCTTGGCGTCGGCAATGGAACTGACAGCCACTGCCGAAGACCATCGCCAGCCACCGGCATTGATTGCCGCCATTCTGGGGCAACGCGTCGCGTCCGCTCCTCCGCCGATGTTGTCGATCGTGATTCCGGTCTTTAATGAAGAAGAGAATTTGCAGACCCTCCATACCCGCCTGACGAGAACGCTCACTGAACAAGGGCTGGATTACGAGATCGTCTTCATCGACGACGGCAGTCACGATCACAGCCCGGAAATATTGCGGCGCCTGGAATCAGAGGATCATCGGGTTGTCGTCGTGGAGTTTGCCCGAAATTTCGGCCACCAAGTCGCGATCAGCGCCGGATTAGAGCATAGTCGCGGGCGCGTCGTCAGTATTATGGATGCCGATCTGCAGGATCCTCCCGAAGTCCTGCACACCTTTTTGGCGAAATGGCAGGAAGGGTGGGAAGTGGTCTACGCCGTGCGAACCGAACGCAAGGAATGGTGGGGCAAGCGGTTGGCCTACGCGGGATTTTACCGGCTGCTTCAACGGGTCGCCAATATCGAGATTCCGTTGGATGCCGGAGATTTTTGCGTCATGGACCGGAAGGTGGTGGATCTCCTGGTCCGCATGCCTGAACGGAATCGATTTGTCAGGGGAATCCGCAGCTGGGTGGGATTCAAGCAGGTGGGGGTGCCCTATGAGCGCCAGGCGCGCCATGCCGGAACGCCCAAATACACGCTTCGGAAATTGATCTACCTTGCGCTCGACGGATTGATCTCCTTCAGCCACATGCCGTTGCGCATCATCACGTTGCTGGGCTTTACCGTTTCGCTGCTCTCGTTTCTGGTGGCGCTGTTTTATTTCATTAAGAAACTCACCATCGGTGTCGGGGTTGCCGGTTTTACGACCTTGGTCGTGTCGATCTTCTTCCTGGCTGGCATTCAGCTGATGACCATCGGCGTGATCGGGGAGTACATCGGCCGGATTTCCGACGAGGTCAAGAACCGCCCGCTGTATGTCGCCCGCCGCGTGACCAGGAGATAA
- a CDS encoding flippase-like domain-containing protein, which produces MLKAALLVLGALTLSALVWHIGIGRIYDAVTQLGPAAMALILLPSLLMYVLEAYGWRVTLGVWANGVPFWRILAIRTAGEVVNMTTPTAYVGGEPLKAYLLNRQGVPLVEGLASVVTAKTTMTIAQILFILAGIGLGFWLLGSGGSAGQTITAGMVSVGLLLFGVGAFVIVQRQGMFGWILAVLRRIGLRIQFLETREQQLLELDRTIASFYSHQRQAFLLSTGLFLLGWLAEALEVYVMVLCMGQSINVLPAVAIGALSVFIKGGTFFIPGSLGAQDAGNLFLLSAFGYGEVTGITFALLRRFREFVWIALGLGCLAIVTKGADPSLSKK; this is translated from the coding sequence GTGCTTAAGGCCGCCCTCCTTGTCCTCGGGGCGCTGACACTCTCGGCACTGGTCTGGCACATCGGCATCGGGCGTATTTACGATGCGGTGACGCAACTGGGTCCCGCCGCCATGGCGCTGATCCTGCTTCCCTCTCTCCTGATGTATGTCCTCGAAGCCTATGGTTGGCGCGTGACGCTCGGCGTCTGGGCGAACGGCGTCCCGTTTTGGCGCATCTTGGCAATTCGCACCGCCGGAGAAGTCGTGAATATGACCACTCCCACGGCCTACGTGGGAGGCGAACCGCTGAAGGCCTATCTCCTGAATCGCCAGGGGGTGCCGCTGGTTGAAGGCCTTGCCTCCGTGGTGACGGCCAAAACCACCATGACCATCGCCCAAATTCTATTCATACTCGCGGGCATCGGCCTGGGATTTTGGTTGTTGGGTTCGGGCGGATCTGCCGGACAGACGATCACCGCCGGGATGGTCAGCGTGGGACTCCTGCTGTTCGGGGTCGGCGCCTTTGTCATCGTTCAACGGCAGGGTATGTTCGGGTGGATCCTCGCAGTACTGAGGCGTATCGGCCTACGCATCCAATTTCTGGAAACTCGCGAACAGCAGTTGCTCGAATTGGATCGCACGATCGCGAGTTTTTATTCCCATCAACGACAGGCCTTCCTGCTTTCGACGGGACTGTTTCTGCTCGGTTGGCTGGCGGAAGCGCTAGAGGTCTATGTGATGGTTCTTTGCATGGGGCAATCCATCAACGTCTTGCCGGCTGTCGCAATTGGGGCGCTCTCCGTCTTTATCAAAGGGGGGACGTTTTTTATTCCAGGCAGCTTGGGTGCTCAGGATGCCGGGAACCTGTTTCTGCTCTCTGCGTTCGGATATGGCGAGGTCACGGGCATCACCTTCGCGCTCCTGCGGCGTTTTCGGGAGTTTGTCTGGATTGCGCTGGGGCTCGGCTGTCTGGCAATCGTGACCAAAGGCGCCGATCCCTCTCTTTCAAAAAAATAA
- a CDS encoding NTP transferase domain-containing protein codes for MKAIILAAGVGKRLWPVTQHKPKCLIEIGGQTLLSRYLESLASVKIKHVTIVVGYKQEMIRAAVGSQCHGVDISYLVNEEFHRGSISSLWIARQALIDDVVIMDADVLFHREILRRLVASPYENCLLMDDTVKQTGEECMVVVQGERVIALSKKVPDRYDLAGEGVGFLRVRRADTAHVITSLKGYIDQDRWDMEYEDGLLQYFREVKVGHEKIGGLPWTEIDFPEDVTKAEREVLPRL; via the coding sequence ATGAAGGCGATTATCCTTGCGGCAGGAGTCGGCAAACGCCTCTGGCCGGTGACCCAGCATAAACCAAAATGCCTGATCGAGATCGGCGGGCAGACCTTGCTGTCCCGCTATCTGGAATCCCTGGCCTCGGTCAAAATCAAGCACGTGACGATTGTGGTCGGATACAAGCAGGAGATGATCAGGGCTGCCGTTGGCTCGCAGTGCCATGGGGTAGACATCTCCTATCTCGTGAACGAGGAGTTTCATCGCGGCAGCATTTCGTCGCTGTGGATTGCCAGGCAGGCGCTGATAGACGACGTGGTCATCATGGACGCGGATGTGTTGTTTCATCGGGAAATCCTACGTCGCCTGGTGGCGTCTCCCTACGAAAACTGCCTGCTGATGGACGACACGGTGAAGCAAACCGGCGAGGAATGTATGGTCGTCGTACAGGGCGAGCGTGTCATCGCCTTGAGCAAAAAGGTGCCTGATCGGTACGATCTCGCCGGCGAAGGCGTCGGGTTCCTCAGGGTGCGCCGGGCAGATACTGCGCATGTGATCACCTCCCTCAAGGGATACATTGATCAGGACCGTTGGGACATGGAATACGAAGACGGATTGCTGCAGTATTTCCGCGAGGTCAAGGTCGGGCATGAGAAAATCGGAGGACTGCCCTGGACCGAAATTGATTTCCCTGAAGATGTGACGAAGGCGGAGCGGGAGGTTCTGCCCCGGCTATAG
- a CDS encoding aminotransferase class V-fold PLP-dependent enzyme — MILLNPGPVNVSERVRQALLRPDICHRESEFSEMLLRIQQKLLTAFVPGAESDYVAVVLTGSGTAAVESAVMSCLPLGKRMLVLNNGVYGERLSNMIGLQRLGVSELKSDWHIRPDPERLRLALRQHPEVHAVSMVHHETTTGLINPVKEIAEVADSLNRVFVLDSVSGLAGEPIDIAGSHIYMVAGTAGKCIQGFPGVSFVLLRKGFLDQMRKYPKRSWYLTLTHYVDEQGRGIVPFTPAVQVYYAFEEALDELLEEGLANRFQRYRRMATRIRERMAGMGVQPFLPADLQSNTITTFHLPAGLSYATLHDQLKDRGYVIYAGQGQLESKVFRVANMGALTESQIDGFLGAFEEVMAGAAARA; from the coding sequence ATGATACTTCTGAATCCAGGTCCGGTCAATGTGAGCGAACGGGTGCGGCAGGCCTTGTTGCGTCCGGATATTTGCCATCGGGAATCCGAGTTTTCCGAGATGCTGCTTCGCATCCAGCAGAAGCTGCTCACCGCCTTCGTGCCCGGTGCGGAGTCGGACTACGTGGCCGTCGTCTTGACGGGGTCCGGCACGGCTGCCGTGGAGTCCGCCGTCATGTCCTGCCTCCCGTTGGGCAAGCGCATGTTGGTGCTCAACAACGGGGTCTACGGCGAACGCCTGTCCAATATGATCGGGTTGCAGCGGCTCGGTGTCTCTGAACTGAAGTCGGACTGGCACATCCGGCCTGATCCGGAACGGCTCCGGTTAGCCCTCCGGCAGCACCCCGAAGTGCACGCGGTATCGATGGTGCACCACGAGACGACGACCGGCTTGATCAATCCGGTGAAAGAAATTGCGGAAGTGGCTGATAGCCTCAACCGGGTCTTCGTCCTCGATTCGGTCAGCGGTCTGGCAGGCGAACCGATCGATATCGCCGGATCGCACATCTATATGGTGGCGGGAACGGCGGGGAAGTGCATTCAGGGGTTCCCCGGCGTCTCGTTTGTCCTGCTGCGCAAGGGATTCCTGGACCAGATGCGCAAGTATCCAAAGCGGTCCTGGTACCTGACCCTGACTCATTATGTTGATGAACAGGGACGAGGGATCGTGCCGTTCACGCCGGCTGTGCAGGTGTACTACGCCTTTGAAGAGGCCCTGGACGAGTTGCTGGAAGAGGGGTTGGCGAACCGCTTTCAGCGGTATCGGCGCATGGCAACAAGAATTCGCGAGCGGATGGCAGGTATGGGAGTGCAGCCGTTCCTGCCGGCGGACCTGCAGTCGAATACGATCACCACCTTCCATCTACCGGCCGGGCTGAGCTACGCCACCCTGCATGATCAGCTCAAGGACCGCGGCTATGTGATCTATGCCGGTCAGGGACAACTGGAATCGAAGGTCTTTCGGGTCGCCAACATGGGAGCCCTCACTGAATCCCAGATCGACGGCTTTCTGGGCGCGTTCGAGGAAGTCATGGCGGGTGCGGCGGCGCGCGCATGA
- a CDS encoding sulfopyruvate decarboxylase subunit beta — MRPEQGTMQSRAQAMAALLELLTDQPVIICNGFPSREAQKLADRPTHFYMIGSMGNAAAIGLGVALSKPSKKVIVFDGDGNVLMGMGTLATVGALRPKNFVHVVFDNEVYGSTGNQPTISNVVQLEKVAKAAGYVAVERVLDREDLVYEFKDMLKNDGPSMLLVKVNEFVEDAGRIALEPPAITARFMKAIE, encoded by the coding sequence ATGAGGCCGGAACAGGGGACGATGCAGAGCCGGGCGCAGGCGATGGCTGCCCTGCTAGAACTATTGACGGATCAGCCCGTCATCATCTGCAACGGATTTCCTTCGCGGGAAGCCCAGAAACTGGCCGATCGGCCGACACATTTCTATATGATCGGGTCGATGGGCAATGCCGCAGCCATCGGCCTGGGCGTGGCGCTGTCCAAACCTTCAAAGAAGGTGATCGTCTTCGACGGAGACGGCAACGTGCTGATGGGGATGGGCACATTGGCGACGGTGGGCGCATTGCGACCGAAGAATTTCGTCCATGTCGTGTTCGACAATGAAGTGTATGGCTCGACGGGGAATCAGCCGACCATCTCGAACGTCGTTCAGCTGGAAAAGGTGGCGAAGGCGGCGGGATATGTGGCGGTCGAACGGGTGTTGGACCGTGAAGATCTCGTGTACGAATTCAAAGATATGTTGAAGAACGATGGACCGAGTATGTTGCTCGTCAAGGTGAACGAGTTTGTCGAGGATGCCGGACGGATTGCGCTGGAGCCGCCGGCCATCACCGCGCGCTTCATGAAAGCCATCGAGTAG
- a CDS encoding sulfopyruvate decarboxylase subunit alpha — translation MVDSDVFVQALENMGVNFFTGVPDSLLGGIIEELLTRKLYTSAVREDEAVAMAAGAFMAGKIPAVLMQNSGLGTSLNTLLSLNMIYRQPCLLLVSWRGFEGKDAPEHLVMGETMPQLLDTMKIPHRTLSEQTMADDLRWAGQTFMKQRIPVALLIKKGIIKGLHP, via the coding sequence ATGGTCGACAGTGATGTGTTCGTACAGGCGCTCGAGAATATGGGCGTCAACTTCTTCACCGGTGTGCCCGATTCCCTGTTGGGCGGCATCATCGAAGAGTTGCTCACGCGCAAGCTCTACACCTCGGCCGTGCGCGAGGATGAGGCCGTCGCCATGGCTGCCGGCGCCTTCATGGCCGGAAAAATTCCGGCCGTGCTCATGCAGAACTCCGGGCTCGGCACGTCGTTGAACACCCTGCTGTCGCTCAATATGATCTATCGGCAGCCGTGCCTCTTGCTGGTATCCTGGCGAGGCTTTGAAGGAAAAGACGCTCCGGAACATCTGGTGATGGGCGAGACGATGCCGCAGTTGCTCGACACGATGAAAATTCCACACCGGACCCTGTCGGAACAGACGATGGCGGACGATCTCCGGTGGGCGGGACAAACCTTTATGAAGCAACGTATTCCGGTCGCCCTCCTGATCAAAAAGGGCATCATCAAGGGGTTGCACCCATGA
- a CDS encoding TetR family transcriptional regulator, whose amino-acid sequence MTHRTNDDVKPTSASSRNVSQDRQASLIASAANLFAAKGFKGTTTKEIAKAAGVSEALVFKYFPTKRALYTAILAEKAPLSELLSAVEKCAHKRDDHRVFTLIASYRIRPGADPTMLRLLLFSALEGHELADMFFGKQHRVFYDYLAGYIQTRIDEGAFRPIDPLLAARAFIGMVVHHRLLHEIFDVPLHCPHKEIVATYAELFLNGLQPSSTDKKRGLTRVR is encoded by the coding sequence ATCACTCACCGGACGAACGATGACGTGAAACCGACGAGCGCCAGTTCTCGCAATGTCAGCCAGGATCGCCAGGCCAGCCTGATTGCCTCTGCCGCGAACTTGTTTGCCGCCAAGGGCTTCAAAGGCACCACCACCAAAGAAATCGCCAAGGCCGCCGGCGTGAGCGAAGCGCTGGTGTTCAAGTACTTTCCGACTAAGCGGGCACTGTACACCGCCATCCTGGCCGAAAAGGCTCCGTTGAGCGAACTGCTGAGCGCCGTGGAGAAATGTGCGCACAAACGTGACGACCATCGGGTCTTTACCCTGATTGCCAGCTACCGGATCCGCCCGGGCGCCGATCCCACGATGTTACGGCTACTGCTCTTCAGCGCGTTGGAGGGCCATGAGCTCGCCGATATGTTTTTCGGAAAACAACACCGGGTATTCTATGACTATTTAGCCGGCTACATTCAGACCAGGATCGACGAGGGCGCTTTTCGTCCAATCGATCCCTTGCTCGCGGCGCGCGCCTTCATCGGCATGGTCGTGCACCACCGACTGCTACACGAAATTTTCGACGTGCCCTTGCACTGTCCCCATAAAGAGATTGTCGCCACCTATGCGGAACTGTTTTTGAACGGCCTCCAGCCTTCATCCACCGATAAAAAACGAGGCCTGACTCGTGTCCGGTAA